One genomic window of Coffea eugenioides isolate CCC68of chromosome 1, Ceug_1.0, whole genome shotgun sequence includes the following:
- the LOC113765533 gene encoding F-box/LRR-repeat protein At4g14103-like produces the protein MFQPSQALLKTPTGSDRLSALLDDILRHILLFLATKDVAATSILSTRRRNLFISVPDVDLDVGTLQLTEATDQNDIEWLIFAAISLVVQELEILMAIDQNVLYLFLPRVFTCKKIVTLKLNAEVVMIVPDSVSLLRLRVLHLQAFGLVGVSVRRLIQGCPLLEELYLFFRPFKNSDGINDKNSCDFES, from the exons ATGTTTCAGCCTTCTCAAGCCCTGCTTAAAACCCCAACTGGTAGTGATAGATTGAGTGCCCTTTTAGATGACATTCTGCGTCACATTTTGTTATTCCTTGCAACAAAAGATGTTGCAGCCACCTCCATTCTGTCCACAAGGCGGAGAAATCTTTTTATTTCAGTTCCTGATGTCGATCTTGATGTTGGTACGCTCCAATTAACTGAGGCAACTGATCAGAATGACA TTGAATGGTTAATTTTTGCTGCAATTTCACTTGTTGTCCAAGAACTTGAGATTTTGATGGCAATTGATCAGAATGTACTCTATCTATTTCTTCCTAGAGTATTTACATGCAAAAAAATTGTTACGTTGAAACTGAATGCGGAGGTGGTTATGATTGTCCCGGATTCAGTGTCTTTGCTGAGGCTTAGAGTGCTTCACTTGCAAGCCTTCGGATTGGTAGGAGTTTCTGTTCGTAGACTTATTCAGGGTTGTCCTTTGCTTGAAGAATTGTACTTATTCTTCCGACCTTTTAAGAACAGTGATGGAATTAATGACAAAAATTCTTGTGATTTCGAGTCTTAA
- the LOC113765543 gene encoding UDP-glycosyltransferase 74G1-like: METCRAHCLILPFPIQGHINPMLQFAKRLQHEGTKITFATTKSLFKTVNEVSGSISVKAISDGYDEGANGIAPEIYLLKFQKVGSETLTELILKLQDLGRPVDCIIYDAFLPWCLDVAKDLGVRAGVFFTQSCAVNNIYYHVHKGLLKLPLEATEVDIPGLPPLLASDLPSFVSNPGPYPATSQLVVHDQMEKIEEADWIFFNTFYKLEEKVNDWMATILPVKTIGPTIPSMYLDKRLEDDKQYGLNLFKPMTNACVSWLNERSINSVVYVAFGSLAELDVVQMEELSWGLRTSNYHFLWVVRESELKMLPKDFVKETFDKGLIISWCPQPEVLAHKSIGCFITHCGWNSTLEALSLGVPMIAMPQWTDQSTNAKFVKDIWKMGIKAQPDENGIVRRDAIGQCLITVMEGEIGQEIRKNAKKWKDLARQALEEGGSSDENTKDFVSKLIQS, from the exons ATGGAAACTTGCAGAGCTCATTGCTTGATATTGCCATTTCCCATTCAAGGCCACATAAACCCAATGCTTCAATTTGCTAAGCGTTTGCAACATGAGGGCACCAAAATTACCTTCGCTACAACCAAGTCCTTGTTTAAAACAGTAAATGAAGTCTCAGGTTCTATCTCAGTGAAGGCCATCTCTGATGGATATGATGAGGGAGCAAATGGAATTGCACCGGAAATATACTTGCTGAAGTTTCAAAAGGTTGGCTCCGAAACTCTGACTGAGCTAATCTTGAAGCTTCAAGATTTGGGCCGTCCTGTTGATTGTATCATTTATGATGCATTCTTGCCTTGGTGCCTAGATGTAGCCAAGGATCTTGGCGTACGTGCGGGTGTGTTCTTCACTCAATCCTGTGCTGTCAATAACATCTACTACCATGTCCACAAAGGGCTTTTGAAGCTTCCTCTAGAGGCGACTGAAGTGGACATTCCCGGTTTGCCACCACTATTAGCTTCAGATCTGCCTTCTTTTGTTTCTAATCCTGGTCCATATCCAGCAACTTCTCAGCTGGTTGTGCATGACCAAatggaaaaaattgaagaagctgACTGGATCTTCTTCAACACATTTTACAAGTTGGAGGAGAAG GTGAATGATTGGATGGCAACAATCCTACCAGTAAAGACAATTGGACCAACTATTCCTTCCATGTACTTAGACAAGCGCCTTGAAGATGACAAGCAATATGGTCTCAATCTCTTTAAACCAATGACTAACGCGTGCGTTTCATGGCTCAATGAAAGGTCAATTAATTCAGTTGTCTATGTAGCATTTGGAAGTTTGGCAGAACTTGATGTTGTGCAGATGGAAGAATTATCATGGGGCTTGAGAACCAGCAACTATCATTTTCTGTGGGTGGTTAGAGAATCAGAGTTAAAGATGCTGCCAAAAGACTTTGTTAAAGAAACATTTGACAAAGGACTAATAATCTCGTGGTGTCCTCAGCCTGAAGTTTTAGCCCACAAATCTATAGGCTGCTTTATAACTCATTGTGGGTGGAATTCAACATTGGAGGCCTTAAGTTTGGGAGTCCCGATGATAGCAATGCCACAATGGACAGATCAAAGCACAAATGCCAAGTTTGTAAAGGACATTTGGAAAATGGGAATCAAGGCTCAGCCAGATGAAAATGGAATTGTTAGAAGAGATGCCATTGGTCAATGCTTAATCACAGTGATGGAGGGGGAGATAGgacaagagattaggaaaaatgcaaaaaagtGGAAGGATTTGGCAAGACAGGCTCTTGAAGAAGGGGGAAGTTCAGATGAAAACACTAAAGACTTCGTATccaaattgattcaatcatGA